The following coding sequences are from one bacterium SCSIO 12741 window:
- a CDS encoding TonB-dependent receptor, with amino-acid sequence MNRLGTFIALLAVLLSFTGLAQTVTWSGQVKDGATGEPLGFATVFIKGSTLGTSTNTYGYFSLTADISKLPKDSLQLGISFLGYETFYIPVSHTQSAPLNVELNAKKESLKAVEVVGDRSQQEEEVHSTQMSTIRIPMKQIRHMPAIGGEVDIIKVMQLLPGISGGIEGTTGMFVRGGDADQNLVLMDEATVYEYSHLFGFFSIFNTDAVKDITVIKGGFPAEYGGRLSSIFDVTMKEGNAKKLSGSGGVGLLSSRLTVEGPMLNKKASFVVSGRRTYIDQVVKLAGENIPYYFYDLNGKFRINLSKKDFLRYSIYYGKDVLAIVDREGANNRNGFGFDKRNLTNTLSWNHIYNKKLFSKVSFFNSFFDYQINGRYEDNQIRVKSDITDYGLKTDYQWYRKSDHTVKFGALFTHHIFKPNLINTQGEISEYLESQSQPNLTFQEYAAYGQSEHRFFGSLLAVNAGLRFSASNTGKKWYAGIEPRINAKYSLTENDVVKASYSRMNQYMHRVSSSAVALPTDMWYPITEKVKPLNADQIAVGYEHLFKKPGLRFSFESYYKWMNNLIEYREGANLILNNEFEDELIQGSGDAYGFEFLLKRNEGRIYGWVAYTLSWSTRDFDELNGGKQYFARYDRRHDVSVALNFKITKRLHFSTIWVYATGSRFTAQTGQYLAPNPSLSGVEVVPIYSDRNAVKMSDSHRLDVNLIIKPKEKANRKWYGEWHIGAYNVYNRATPYQIEIVPRDDGLGYKYSQPGLFGFLPSIAYNYRF; translated from the coding sequence ATGAATCGATTGGGAACCTTTATTGCTTTATTGGCTGTGCTGCTGTCTTTTACCGGACTGGCACAAACGGTTACCTGGTCGGGACAAGTGAAAGATGGTGCTACTGGAGAGCCGCTGGGATTTGCCACCGTTTTTATCAAAGGCTCTACCCTCGGGACTTCCACCAATACTTATGGATATTTCTCCCTGACAGCCGACATCAGTAAACTTCCTAAAGATTCCCTTCAATTGGGAATTTCTTTTTTGGGCTACGAGACCTTTTACATCCCCGTATCGCACACGCAGTCTGCTCCTTTAAATGTGGAATTGAATGCCAAAAAAGAATCTCTCAAGGCGGTAGAAGTGGTGGGCGATCGATCGCAACAAGAGGAAGAAGTACATTCTACCCAAATGAGTACCATTCGAATTCCCATGAAACAGATTCGCCACATGCCTGCTATTGGTGGTGAGGTGGATATTATAAAGGTGATGCAACTGTTACCTGGCATTTCCGGTGGAATCGAGGGAACTACAGGTATGTTTGTTCGCGGCGGTGATGCCGATCAAAACCTGGTCCTGATGGATGAGGCAACGGTGTATGAGTACTCCCATTTGTTTGGATTTTTCTCCATTTTCAATACCGATGCGGTTAAAGACATTACCGTGATCAAAGGAGGTTTCCCGGCAGAATATGGCGGACGTCTCTCCTCTATTTTTGATGTCACCATGAAAGAAGGCAACGCCAAGAAACTATCAGGTTCTGGTGGAGTTGGTTTACTCTCCTCCCGGTTGACGGTGGAGGGCCCCATGCTGAACAAAAAGGCGTCGTTTGTGGTTTCCGGGCGGCGTACCTACATTGATCAAGTGGTGAAATTGGCAGGAGAAAACATTCCTTACTATTTCTACGACCTCAACGGAAAATTCCGAATTAACCTTTCTAAAAAAGACTTTCTACGCTACAGCATCTACTACGGTAAGGATGTACTGGCCATTGTGGATCGAGAGGGCGCTAACAACCGCAACGGATTTGGATTTGACAAACGAAACCTCACCAATACCTTAAGCTGGAACCATATCTACAACAAGAAACTCTTTTCAAAAGTCTCCTTCTTCAATTCCTTTTTCGACTATCAAATCAACGGTCGGTATGAGGATAATCAAATTCGGGTAAAATCTGACATCACCGATTATGGACTAAAAACCGATTATCAGTGGTATCGAAAAAGTGATCACACCGTAAAGTTTGGAGCCCTCTTTACGCATCACATCTTTAAGCCCAACCTTATTAATACCCAAGGAGAGATTTCGGAATACCTGGAAAGTCAATCTCAACCCAACCTCACCTTTCAAGAATATGCGGCGTATGGACAATCAGAACATCGGTTCTTTGGAAGTCTGCTAGCGGTAAATGCGGGTCTACGCTTTTCAGCCAGTAATACGGGCAAAAAATGGTATGCTGGAATTGAACCCAGAATTAACGCGAAATATAGCCTGACCGAAAACGATGTGGTGAAGGCCAGCTATTCGAGAATGAATCAATACATGCATCGGGTGTCCAGTTCAGCTGTAGCCTTGCCTACGGATATGTGGTACCCCATTACCGAAAAGGTGAAACCTCTGAATGCAGATCAAATTGCCGTGGGATACGAACACCTTTTCAAGAAGCCGGGTCTGCGCTTTTCCTTCGAGAGTTATTACAAATGGATGAACAACCTGATCGAATACCGCGAAGGTGCCAACCTGATCCTCAACAACGAATTTGAAGATGAACTGATTCAGGGAAGTGGTGATGCCTATGGATTTGAATTCCTCCTCAAAAGAAATGAAGGCCGAATTTATGGCTGGGTAGCCTATACCCTATCCTGGTCAACTCGAGACTTTGATGAACTTAATGGCGGTAAGCAATACTTTGCCCGTTACGATCGGCGACATGACGTTTCGGTAGCCCTCAATTTTAAAATCACCAAGCGACTGCACTTCTCCACCATCTGGGTATATGCCACCGGATCTCGTTTTACGGCTCAAACTGGGCAGTACCTGGCACCGAACCCTTCACTAAGTGGTGTGGAAGTCGTCCCGATTTATTCGGATCGAAATGCCGTTAAGATGTCCGATTCACACCGCCTGGATGTCAACCTGATTATAAAACCCAAAGAAAAAGCCAACCGCAAATGGTACGGTGAATGGCATATTGGGGCATACAACGTATACAACCGGGCCACGCCTTACCAAATCGAAATTGTTCCACGCGACGATGGACTGGGTTACAAATACTCCCAACCGGGACTGTTTGGTTTCCTTCCTTCCATTGCTTATAACTACAGATTTTGA
- a CDS encoding aldehyde reductase — MKKVLLTGISGFIGQHCAAELLKQGYAVRGSLRSLSKSEAITNTIKKEVDPKGNLEFCELNLLKDEGWDEAMDGVDFLMHVASPFVSKVPKDENELIKPAVEGTQRAMKAAKKAGIKRVVLTSSMVAMLGDVVGDKNINENSWTNPKAKNATAYLKSKVLAEKSAWDFIKDQGGSDPMELVTIHPGPVYGPPLSNNLSGESMTTFSEMLLGKIPMVPQAGINMSDVRDVARIHVQALENAQAAGHRFIVASEKAHTFQDLAQTLKTGGYEKVKTGLAPNFFIRLMANFSSDMKGMLPYVGKIYEGDISNTMKTFDWKPITLKKMALDTAVSVERILEGK, encoded by the coding sequence ATGAAAAAGGTTCTTTTAACAGGTATTTCGGGATTTATAGGTCAACATTGTGCGGCAGAATTACTTAAACAAGGCTACGCTGTTAGAGGATCATTAAGAAGTCTATCCAAGTCAGAAGCGATCACTAACACCATTAAAAAGGAAGTTGATCCTAAAGGTAACTTAGAGTTCTGTGAACTGAATTTGTTGAAAGATGAAGGCTGGGACGAAGCGATGGACGGGGTTGACTTCCTCATGCACGTGGCCTCCCCTTTCGTATCCAAAGTACCCAAGGACGAAAACGAATTGATCAAACCAGCTGTAGAAGGAACACAACGCGCTATGAAAGCGGCGAAAAAAGCCGGAATCAAACGGGTAGTTCTAACCTCTTCTATGGTAGCCATGTTAGGAGATGTGGTGGGTGATAAAAACATCAATGAAAACAGCTGGACCAACCCAAAAGCGAAAAATGCCACCGCTTACCTAAAGAGTAAAGTACTCGCCGAAAAGAGTGCCTGGGACTTTATAAAAGATCAAGGCGGTTCTGATCCCATGGAGTTGGTTACTATTCACCCAGGCCCGGTATACGGTCCTCCCCTTTCCAACAACCTTTCTGGCGAGTCCATGACCACTTTTTCTGAAATGCTTTTGGGTAAGATTCCCATGGTTCCACAAGCTGGAATCAACATGTCGGATGTGAGGGATGTGGCTCGAATTCACGTTCAAGCTTTGGAAAATGCTCAGGCAGCCGGCCACCGTTTTATCGTGGCCAGCGAAAAAGCACACACCTTTCAGGATTTGGCACAAACCCTAAAGACAGGTGGTTACGAAAAAGTGAAAACCGGCCTGGCTCCCAATTTCTTCATTCGCCTAATGGCCAACTTTAGCAGCGACATGAAGGGTATGCTTCCTTACGTGGGCAAAATCTACGAAGGCGACATTAGCAACACCATGAAAACCTTTGATTGGAAGCCTATTACGCTTAAGAAGATGGCCTTGGATACGGCCGTTTCTGTGGAGCGGATATTGGAGGGAAAGTAA
- a CDS encoding helix-turn-helix transcriptional regulator, whose protein sequence is MNHSFRCQCPITSAVDIIGDKWTIVIVKQMLIEGKTTFKDFTDSTEAIATNILSTRLKNLESFGLITKEKLPHNKKTNIYLLTERGLALAPVILELTLWSDEHLREFHPDLQKDERLEWVKENKEEAFQLTVKNYKAKVEMIAAG, encoded by the coding sequence ATGAATCATTCTTTTCGATGTCAATGTCCGATCACCTCCGCCGTAGATATTATAGGTGATAAATGGACCATCGTAATTGTTAAACAAATGCTGATCGAGGGGAAAACCACTTTTAAGGATTTTACGGACAGTACAGAAGCCATTGCCACCAACATACTTTCAACCCGCTTAAAAAACCTGGAGAGCTTTGGACTGATTACCAAGGAGAAGTTGCCACACAACAAAAAGACCAACATCTATCTTTTAACGGAAAGGGGACTGGCCCTGGCTCCGGTGATTCTTGAACTCACCCTATGGAGCGATGAGCACTTACGTGAGTTTCACCCGGACCTACAAAAAGATGAACGCCTGGAATGGGTAAAAGAGAACAAGGAAGAGGCCTTTCAACTAACGGTAAAGAACTACAAGGCTAAGGTGGAAATGATAGCGGCCGGGTAA
- a CDS encoding DUF4249 domain-containing protein, with protein sequence MKNWIYPIALLALVSSCRPKPIDIDVPQAESKLVVSSISVPDRILVINVSRSFTALEQSPVGEGGDTALLNQLFVSGCQVFLSNGNESQRLLDLGNGMYAGTEVTRVVDKEYELTVYDPKKDQQVSSKTLVPPQVSLNNVTAQKRYRYERFEIVVDFTFTNTSGGSHYLVNCYANSDEGATYENFALTYGRSESTLIEHSAFGEPYNGSIVLSDWDNDTILVSLSEITSEYYDYLQARDRASTSVPFLSEPVSLPTNVEGGYGFFTAHFPDARAVEVKPQ encoded by the coding sequence TTGAAAAATTGGATCTATCCCATAGCATTGCTTGCCTTGGTCAGCTCCTGCCGGCCCAAGCCCATTGATATTGATGTGCCTCAGGCTGAATCGAAATTGGTGGTATCGAGTATTTCTGTTCCGGATCGGATATTGGTCATCAACGTATCCCGATCCTTTACGGCATTGGAACAATCTCCCGTAGGGGAAGGTGGAGATACAGCCCTACTCAACCAACTTTTTGTAAGCGGGTGTCAGGTTTTTCTAAGCAACGGCAACGAATCTCAACGGCTGCTGGATTTGGGCAATGGCATGTATGCCGGAACCGAAGTTACCAGAGTAGTCGATAAAGAATACGAGCTTACGGTTTACGATCCGAAGAAGGATCAGCAGGTATCCTCCAAAACACTGGTTCCTCCCCAGGTTTCACTCAACAATGTTACGGCCCAAAAGCGATACCGCTATGAGCGATTTGAAATTGTGGTTGACTTTACCTTTACCAATACCTCTGGAGGAAGCCACTACCTGGTAAACTGCTATGCCAATTCTGACGAAGGAGCTACCTACGAAAACTTTGCGTTGACTTATGGACGTTCTGAATCAACCCTGATTGAGCATTCTGCCTTTGGCGAGCCCTACAATGGAAGTATAGTTTTGAGTGATTGGGACAATGACACCATCCTCGTCTCCTTATCCGAAATCACGTCTGAATACTACGACTATTTACAGGCACGGGATCGCGCCAGTACTTCAGTTCCCTTTTTGAGTGAGCCGGTGTCTCTTCCCACCAATGTGGAAGGTGGATATGGCTTTTTTACAGCCCATTTTCCAGATGCCAGGGCCGTGGAAGTAAAACCTCAATAA
- a CDS encoding DUF2867 domain-containing protein, whose amino-acid sequence MATLQIRKVQAPAESLLFSSKDKYHYIDSFQGYLSDVENKIGARDMAKAFFSSGPSWIGQLFSLRNRIVKSFGLKTSEDGIQNNLDNQKWEAGEQIGLFRLFQVNDREVIMGEDDKHLDFRISLLAEPVEGNQKRLTITTTVVFRNFFGRLYFLPVKPFHSLIVPVMLKGMLRDLDYGKHS is encoded by the coding sequence ATGGCAACACTTCAAATCCGCAAAGTTCAAGCTCCGGCGGAGTCTCTCTTGTTTTCTTCCAAAGACAAGTATCACTACATCGACAGTTTTCAGGGATACCTATCCGATGTTGAGAATAAAATTGGGGCTAGGGATATGGCCAAAGCGTTTTTCTCTTCCGGCCCATCCTGGATTGGTCAGCTTTTCTCTCTTCGAAATAGAATCGTTAAGTCATTTGGATTGAAGACATCTGAAGATGGGATTCAAAACAACCTGGATAATCAGAAATGGGAAGCCGGGGAACAGATCGGATTGTTCCGCCTTTTTCAGGTCAACGATCGGGAGGTAATTATGGGGGAGGACGATAAGCACCTTGATTTCCGAATCTCTTTACTTGCCGAGCCAGTTGAGGGGAACCAGAAGCGATTGACCATCACAACAACCGTAGTTTTTCGCAATTTCTTCGGTCGGCTGTATTTTCTTCCCGTCAAGCCCTTTCACTCTCTAATTGTTCCGGTGATGTTGAAGGGAATGTTGAGGGATTTGGATTATGGGAAACATTCCTAA
- a CDS encoding DNRLRE domain-containing protein — MDGYTFQFPYLKRVTESWEEFGVINANQPNTESSDQIQSISYPVTYTGWTSIDVTDHVEHFVRYPSQHHGWKIQLTNEQPTRAVFFYSSEFKNASRAPKLKVWYHRKGESAYMQSVARGQANGSKTSMIKNGNASSAAALFANAYSTDGSFQINVPVSFSGWVGLTPKNQPGILADAHDFGLVLEADSGDSIWFHYDAQRIALQATPTEAYQLRVEVDNNSIYVKIDDGATQVFSRVAGDQLMGQRIAMIAENADPTSVVQTTWPLPESFKAPILTQMSRANQMGKVEAPELEPGQQVFWNGQFVKQEDLSTINSQLKSRAEQLEVPLWTLGDTLSDSLFNALKAQDLARYVHNSDPIRYTVLDSLDTLYDVTLRLPFEAVLLSNTVSGYTIDNGLLSASSASFLDPVYLLNQYDSRLEETQPELELTIEDKSTEVKFGFDILTQTQQIHPIEPQYGIWVDNQDVYALMNANSIPLGVKVAEGSKLSVGFNNDKEMEVKVNGIKVWSTAMTSLPTLALQKLSLSHGAISGLTTYNSQASSKVSVNPPKVYCAESIGSLTPNVDLADYLLCSHPYVPQPCPTVAQISYQWFDLNGALVSSGFYTPVDMGVYRLEVSVANSPTAPLYTYPPLYVSFGYEVDWYQTNNVARVPNYHSARLNEPNPAPANMTVGHAVASNSIVVNDPIWLSGLYKIHGNLKGGAIGESVTVGFTDGNSSLIAEGMAWSSAFGLPAVTVHAGGTSQSHVFLDPFFEGFFYLERGSSSLTVYSSSLSPAAYSPIATFTSDANIRAKFLSSVNSGATPPASYYTQKGPYVKNCYTNLSCGAPMYYEPSRKADGGFYNTYQNQLYFEHDFDYKDGSINYLVKTDGNETDVTNSTILSTTAGDYGFNVYRLDASQLQEGYYQLVITNEKDEEFTLRFHNKL; from the coding sequence TTGGACGGGTACACTTTCCAGTTCCCTTACCTGAAGAGAGTAACCGAATCCTGGGAAGAATTCGGTGTAATAAATGCGAATCAACCCAATACGGAGAGTTCTGATCAAATTCAATCGATCAGTTACCCAGTAACTTATACCGGATGGACGAGCATTGATGTGACCGATCATGTTGAGCATTTTGTACGCTACCCAAGTCAACACCACGGCTGGAAAATACAGCTGACCAATGAGCAGCCTACCCGTGCCGTATTCTTCTATTCCAGTGAATTTAAGAATGCTTCCAGGGCTCCTAAACTCAAGGTATGGTACCATAGAAAAGGGGAGTCGGCTTATATGCAATCCGTAGCACGGGGACAAGCCAATGGCTCTAAAACCAGTATGATCAAAAATGGAAATGCCAGCTCTGCGGCCGCCTTATTTGCCAATGCCTATTCAACGGATGGTTCATTTCAAATCAATGTACCAGTTTCATTTTCCGGATGGGTTGGATTAACACCGAAAAATCAACCCGGCATTTTGGCTGATGCCCATGATTTTGGGCTGGTATTGGAGGCAGATTCAGGTGATTCGATCTGGTTTCATTACGACGCCCAACGGATTGCGCTTCAGGCCACGCCTACCGAGGCTTATCAGCTGCGGGTAGAGGTGGACAATAACTCCATTTATGTGAAGATCGATGACGGAGCCACTCAGGTCTTTTCACGGGTGGCTGGAGACCAACTTATGGGGCAGCGAATTGCCATGATTGCGGAAAACGCCGACCCCACATCGGTAGTCCAAACCACATGGCCTCTTCCGGAATCATTTAAGGCGCCGATCCTGACCCAAATGTCCCGAGCCAACCAAATGGGAAAGGTGGAAGCACCCGAATTAGAACCTGGACAGCAGGTATTCTGGAATGGGCAGTTCGTTAAGCAAGAAGACCTTTCAACCATTAACAGCCAGCTCAAATCCAGGGCAGAGCAGCTCGAGGTTCCTTTGTGGACTTTGGGTGATACGCTATCCGATTCCTTGTTCAATGCGCTCAAAGCTCAGGATTTGGCTCGTTACGTTCACAATAGCGACCCCATTCGATACACCGTTCTCGATAGCCTGGATACCCTCTATGATGTAACTCTTCGATTGCCTTTTGAAGCCGTATTACTAAGCAACACTGTTTCCGGATATACCATTGATAATGGATTACTATCCGCTTCATCCGCCAGCTTTCTTGATCCGGTCTATTTGCTCAATCAATACGACAGCAGGTTGGAAGAGACCCAGCCTGAGCTGGAATTGACCATTGAAGATAAATCGACCGAGGTTAAGTTTGGTTTTGACATCCTTACCCAGACGCAACAAATTCATCCGATCGAGCCTCAATATGGAATTTGGGTAGACAACCAGGATGTTTACGCTTTGATGAATGCCAACTCCATTCCTCTCGGTGTCAAGGTTGCGGAAGGCTCCAAACTATCCGTTGGTTTTAACAACGATAAGGAGATGGAAGTTAAGGTGAATGGAATTAAGGTTTGGAGCACTGCTATGACCAGTTTACCCACCTTGGCCCTTCAAAAATTGTCCCTTTCTCATGGGGCCATTTCTGGTTTAACCACCTATAATAGCCAGGCTTCTTCTAAGGTTAGCGTAAACCCACCCAAAGTTTACTGTGCAGAATCCATAGGATCATTAACGCCTAATGTTGATCTCGCTGATTACCTGCTGTGCAGCCATCCCTATGTTCCGCAGCCGTGTCCTACAGTTGCACAAATTTCGTATCAATGGTTCGACCTTAATGGAGCTTTGGTGTCTTCCGGTTTTTACACCCCAGTGGATATGGGTGTGTACCGTTTGGAAGTAAGTGTTGCCAATTCACCAACGGCACCTCTGTACACCTATCCGCCTTTGTATGTTTCTTTTGGTTATGAAGTTGACTGGTACCAAACCAATAACGTCGCCCGGGTTCCCAACTACCATTCTGCCAGGCTCAACGAACCAAATCCGGCCCCAGCCAATATGACCGTTGGCCATGCTGTTGCTTCCAATTCCATAGTGGTAAACGATCCGATCTGGTTATCTGGTCTTTACAAGATCCATGGTAACCTGAAAGGGGGAGCTATCGGTGAATCTGTAACCGTTGGATTTACGGATGGAAATTCTTCGCTTATAGCAGAAGGAATGGCGTGGAGCAGTGCCTTTGGATTACCAGCGGTAACCGTTCATGCGGGAGGAACTTCTCAGTCCCATGTTTTTTTAGATCCTTTCTTCGAGGGATTTTTCTACTTGGAACGAGGAAGTTCTTCCTTAACGGTTTATTCCAGTTCCTTATCACCAGCTGCTTACAGTCCGATCGCCACTTTTACCAGTGATGCCAATATTCGGGCTAAGTTTCTGAGTTCAGTCAACAGTGGAGCAACCCCACCGGCCTCGTATTACACCCAAAAGGGGCCTTACGTTAAAAACTGCTACACCAACCTATCGTGTGGTGCTCCTATGTACTATGAGCCTTCACGCAAAGCCGATGGCGGATTCTACAATACCTATCAAAACCAACTCTATTTTGAGCATGATTTTGACTACAAGGATGGATCCATCAACTATTTGGTGAAAACGGATGGAAACGAAACGGACGTAACCAATTCCACCATTCTTTCTACCACTGCCGGAGACTACGGCTTTAATGTATACCGCCTCGATGCTTCTCAGCTTCAAGAAGGTTATTACCAATTAGTTATCACCAATGAAAAGGACGAAGAATTTACCCTTCGATTCCACAATAAACTATAA
- a CDS encoding sigma-70 family RNA polymerase sigma factor, which yields MSSNSTSSKQTVLEQEALEIKRAQKDSAQFEVLYKRYFLPVFRFVRQRVGSHHDAGDITSLVFAKALHQLHRFEPRGIAFGSWLFRLASNEVNNHYRQLKKERTLFVSDRDSETMADWGGEELHDQNPEERRSLLIQLLRELPQADVELIELRFFEQRSFREIAEILQLTETNARVKVHRVVDKMRRMIKSKKS from the coding sequence ATGAGTTCCAATTCCACTTCATCAAAGCAAACCGTTCTCGAGCAGGAAGCCCTCGAAATCAAGCGGGCTCAAAAGGATTCTGCTCAGTTTGAGGTGTTGTATAAACGCTATTTTTTACCCGTTTTTCGTTTTGTACGTCAACGCGTGGGCAGCCATCACGATGCGGGAGACATTACCTCCCTTGTTTTTGCCAAGGCCTTGCATCAGCTACATCGATTTGAGCCTCGTGGAATAGCCTTTGGATCCTGGTTGTTTCGTTTGGCTTCCAATGAGGTGAATAACCATTACCGCCAGTTAAAAAAGGAACGAACCCTTTTTGTATCAGATCGTGATTCGGAAACCATGGCCGATTGGGGGGGAGAAGAACTCCACGACCAGAATCCAGAGGAGCGCAGAAGTCTGCTTATTCAATTGCTTCGAGAACTACCCCAAGCCGATGTGGAATTGATTGAATTGCGGTTTTTCGAACAGCGCTCCTTCCGCGAAATTGCGGAGATTCTTCAATTAACCGAAACCAATGCCCGGGTGAAGGTGCACCGGGTGGTAGACAAAATGCGCCGAATGATCAAAAGCAAGAAATCATGA
- a CDS encoding T9SS type A sorting domain-containing protein, with translation MKYCLFLCFALWINGLYAQYEGPIQPPSSGYGSDGNFAVESTHLRNDHYLTKDISVFYPKGTSQPKPTIFFSHGYGANDTTIYRETLYNLASNGYVVVFVPYKTIGATIPERYQTLYDGFAKAARNLPQLIDTNQVGFYGHSFGGGATPRISYRHFTENNWGTTARFIYCSAPWYSFELGTSDLDNFPKDCRMLMVLYDDDDVNDHRMGMDIFNNIAIDDSLKDCILVYSDSVSNYVYNADHNLPGQYTTKAVFNAHDYLVSFRFLNAMADYTFTGNPIAKDIALGGGSTAQTDIHPQLTPLSQSDQPSPVHSQSKYRNPCDTIINERRSFCQTILEVKGEESYDNAVRVHPNPTHGLLKITPNQNHQSMKASIVSLTGEVLLVVRNEKVIDLTELPAGLYVLVLDIDQRRTTQKVLKVE, from the coding sequence ATGAAATACTGCCTTTTTCTATGTTTTGCACTTTGGATTAACGGGCTCTATGCTCAATATGAGGGGCCGATTCAACCTCCATCATCGGGTTATGGCTCGGATGGCAACTTCGCTGTTGAATCCACTCATCTTAGAAACGACCATTACCTGACCAAGGACATTTCTGTGTTTTACCCAAAGGGAACTTCGCAACCAAAACCCACCATATTCTTTTCACACGGTTATGGCGCCAACGACACCACCATTTATCGAGAAACGCTCTACAATTTGGCTTCCAACGGCTATGTAGTGGTTTTCGTACCCTACAAAACTATCGGCGCAACGATTCCTGAGAGATATCAAACCCTATACGATGGATTTGCCAAGGCGGCAAGAAACTTGCCTCAACTAATCGATACCAACCAGGTAGGATTCTACGGACATTCTTTCGGTGGTGGTGCCACTCCGAGAATTTCTTACCGCCATTTTACCGAGAACAATTGGGGAACTACGGCCAGGTTCATTTACTGCTCGGCTCCCTGGTACTCTTTCGAACTTGGTACTTCCGATCTGGATAATTTCCCAAAAGATTGCCGAATGCTCATGGTGTTGTACGACGATGATGACGTGAATGATCACCGGATGGGAATGGATATATTTAATAACATCGCCATTGACGATAGTTTGAAGGATTGTATACTGGTTTACTCAGATTCTGTATCCAACTATGTTTACAATGCCGATCACAACTTACCTGGCCAATACACAACCAAAGCGGTGTTTAATGCCCACGATTATTTGGTGAGTTTTCGCTTCCTAAATGCTATGGCGGATTATACCTTCACCGGAAATCCAATAGCCAAGGACATTGCTTTGGGTGGTGGTTCAACCGCACAAACGGATATACATCCCCAGCTCACTCCGCTGTCTCAATCCGATCAACCATCGCCCGTGCACAGCCAATCCAAGTATCGGAATCCTTGCGATACGATCATCAATGAACGAAGAAGTTTTTGCCAAACCATCCTTGAGGTAAAAGGGGAGGAGTCCTATGACAATGCAGTAAGGGTTCATCCTAATCCTACTCATGGTCTATTGAAAATCACGCCCAATCAAAACCATCAAAGTATGAAGGCCTCCATTGTATCCTTGACCGGTGAGGTTCTATTGGTTGTTCGTAATGAAAAGGTTATAGACTTGACCGAACTTCCAGCCGGTTTGTATGTTTTGGTGCTGGATATAGATCAGCGTCGGACCACCCAGAAAGTTCTTAAAGTGGAATAG
- a CDS encoding DUF3667 domain-containing protein produces the protein MKNTCQNCGYTFEGNYCNQCGQKADSGRVNLQFLLNELSNSVFQLNHGLLFTIKELTLRPGHTIQEYLAGKRKVHIRPLAFLFVTAALYVLLASVTGKQTYLEGLSQELPKDLRIRVGRMFMFTKY, from the coding sequence ATGAAAAACACCTGTCAAAACTGTGGTTATACCTTTGAGGGGAACTACTGCAACCAATGCGGGCAGAAGGCTGATTCCGGTAGAGTTAACCTTCAGTTTCTACTCAACGAATTGTCTAACAGTGTTTTTCAACTGAATCACGGTCTCCTCTTCACCATCAAAGAACTGACCCTGAGACCCGGCCACACCATTCAGGAATACTTGGCAGGTAAGAGAAAGGTTCATATTCGTCCTTTAGCTTTCTTGTTTGTAACCGCCGCATTGTACGTTCTTTTGGCTTCCGTTACAGGTAAACAAACCTATCTGGAGGGATTATCGCAGGAATTGCCGAAGGATTTACGGATCAGGGTAGGGAGAATGTTCATGTTTACGAAGTACTGA